A single window of Halobacillus naozhouensis DNA harbors:
- the galE gene encoding UDP-glucose 4-epimerase GalE — protein MAILVTGGAGYIGSHTCVELLNNDYEVVVADNFSNSKKIVFDKIAEITGKEINYYEIDLKEKSEIEEVFAKNEIDSVIHFAGLKSVGESVTHPMKYYQNNVVGTLNLCEVMQANNVRNLVFSSSATVYGVPESNPITEEARLDAINPYGQTKLMIEEILSDLYKSDQRWSIALLRYFNPVGSHPSGLIGEDPSDAPNNLMPYITQVAIGKLEKLKVFGDNYPTKDGTGVRDYIHVVDLANGHLSALKKVEGSRGIDAFNLGTGEGTSVLEMIETFKEVSGVNIPYVITERRSGDAAICYADPSKAKKILSWSATLNLKNMCTDAWNWQKNNPLGYE, from the coding sequence ATGGCAATTCTTGTAACTGGAGGAGCAGGTTATATAGGGAGTCACACCTGTGTTGAACTTCTAAATAATGATTATGAAGTGGTAGTTGCCGATAATTTTTCCAATAGCAAAAAAATTGTTTTTGATAAAATTGCCGAGATAACCGGTAAAGAAATTAATTATTATGAAATAGATCTAAAGGAAAAAAGTGAGATTGAAGAGGTTTTTGCAAAAAATGAAATAGATTCTGTTATTCATTTTGCGGGATTAAAGTCAGTTGGAGAATCTGTGACGCATCCAATGAAATATTATCAAAATAATGTTGTGGGTACTTTAAACTTATGTGAAGTAATGCAGGCAAATAATGTTAGAAATTTAGTTTTTAGTTCCTCAGCTACAGTATATGGTGTGCCGGAAAGTAACCCAATTACTGAAGAAGCAAGACTTGATGCTATAAACCCCTATGGTCAGACCAAACTCATGATTGAAGAAATACTTTCTGATTTATATAAATCAGATCAGCGCTGGAGTATTGCACTTTTAAGGTATTTTAACCCTGTAGGGTCACATCCAAGTGGCTTAATAGGAGAAGATCCATCCGATGCGCCGAATAATTTAATGCCTTACATTACTCAAGTTGCTATCGGCAAGTTGGAAAAGTTAAAAGTGTTTGGGGATAACTATCCTACAAAAGACGGTACTGGGGTCAGAGATTATATTCATGTAGTTGATTTAGCTAATGGCCATTTAAGCGCTTTGAAAAAAGTGGAAGGGTCCAGAGGAATAGATGCATTTAATTTAGGGACTGGAGAAGGTACATCGGTATTAGAAATGATCGAAACTTTTAAGGAAGTTTCCGGTGTTAATATACCGTATGTAATAACTGAAAGAAGAAGCGGAGATGCAGCTATATGTTACGCCGATCCGTCTAAAGCGAAAAAGATTCTTTCTTGGAGTGCAACATTAAACCTTAAAAATATGTGTACAGACGCGTGGAATTGGCAAAAAAACAATCCCTTAGGATATGAATGA